Proteins encoded together in one Anopheles darlingi chromosome 3, idAnoDarlMG_H_01, whole genome shotgun sequence window:
- the LOC125956620 gene encoding uncharacterized protein LOC125956620 has product MGTLVTKPTIDVLPEKVLCMIFDRLDRDNVKNASLTCRRWHDIIFCSDYINRFQLCISFDWPWNDAARSREVMQKLNDSVKHTKRCYKKMCLVATETTTPVEDMQTIWRIIHPKVTNNLISLALEFTWFCSIPAMRVLSDWVKLMPKLQSLSVANDHEGVDNYMYTISSTTVKHMQSAGPYIFAFDMPKLESFSGQMCILGQLDESAKLKRVELCGGPNESKDISVVHPLAHVETLALFFSVEDWLLAAICDTCTALKHLYVGYHSGLNIRSTTLKRLSKLVNLRELVIRSISMQDKLPSDFDLGLSNLTKLELLDLGSDALEAPTLTSLPKSIRSLTVRINARNETKVIESITNTLPQLQKLRLMYPEQPRVQVAKRSMQSLQHLKRLEVLVFQNAKFGESLHLEIEAPLQNMRELLFVNCELDRNRLRGFRPIFPNLEELQFSSYLQIDYFTNHFESNGW; this is encoded by the exons ATGGGCACGTTAGTAACTAAACCTACAATCGATGTGCTTCCAGAAAAG GTGCTTTGCATGATTTTCGACCGGCTGGATCGTGATAACGTAAAAAACGCATCCCTTACTTGCCGACGATGGCACGACATCATCTTCTGTAGTGACTACATTAATAGATTTCAACTCTGTATTAGTTTCGATTGGCCATGGAATGACGCAGCTCGTTCGCGGGAGGTGATGCAAAAATTGAATGATAGTGTGAAACATACTAAACGATGCTATAAGAAAATGTGTCTGGTCGCAACGGAAACCACAACACCGGTTGAAGACATGCAGACAATTTGGAGAATAATTCATCCAAAAGTCACAAACAATCTAATTTCGCTGGCACTAGAATTCACGTGGTTTTGCTCGATACCGGCGATGAGAGTACTTTCGGATTGGGTAAAGCTGATGCCTAAGCTTCAATCGCTAAGCGTTGCGAATGACCATGAAGGTGTAGACAATTACATGTACACGATAAGCAGCACTACTGTAAAGCATATGCAGAGTGCTGGTCCATATATTTTCGCATTTGATATGCCGAAATTAGAATCATTTTCAGGACAAATGTGCATCCTTGGTCAACTAGATGAGTCTGCTAAACTGAAACGCGTTGAGTTATGTGGTGGTCCCAACGAATCGAAAGATATATCGGTTGTCCATCCATTGGCACATGTAGAGACACTGGCACTGTTCTTTTCCGTAGAAGATTGGCTCCTTGCTGCAATATGTGATACCTGCACTGCGCTTAAGCATCTATATGTTGGTTATCACAGTGGACTGAATATCCGTTCAACCACCTTAAAACGACTTTCAAAGCTCGTAAATCTTCGTGAACTTGTAATTCGTTCAATCAGTATGCAGGATAAGCTGCCTTCTGACTTTGACCTTGGCCTATCGAATCTAACAAAACTAGAATTACTAGATCTGGGATCGGATGCGCTGGAGGCGCCGACCTTAACGAGCCTCCCTAAATCGATCAGATCTCTTACCGTGCGTATCAACGCtaggaatgaaacaaaagtTATAGAGTCCATTACCAACACTTTGCCGCAGTTGCAGAAGCTGCGTTTGATGTATCCAGAGCAACCACGCGTTCAAGTAGCAAAGCGCAGCATGCAGTCTCTTCAACATCTTAAGCGACTAGAGGTGCTGGTGTTTCAGAACGCGAAATTCGGTGAATCGCTTCACCTTGAGATAGAAGCACCGCTGCAAAACATGCGTGAGCTGCTGTTCGTAAATTGCGAACTGGATCGCAACCGTCTTCGAGGATTTCGGCCAATTTTTCCTAATCTCGAGGAGCTTCAGTTTTCATCGTACCTTCAAATAGATTACTTCACTAACCATTTCGAAAGTAATGGTTGGTAA
- the LOC125956635 gene encoding retinol dehydrogenase 14 isoform X2, which translates to MSLLGFNDPLTAIASVITGLAIVLSLIKYYLYLTCGQFNSARRMDGKTVIITGANSGIGKETARDLARRGARIIMACRNMETAKQARDEIVQETNNQNVVLLPLDLSSQGSIREFAAEVLRTERKLDVLIHNAGFAETFRKSKSVDGIEFTMATNHYGPFLLTHLLIDLLKRSEPSRIVIVASELYRFASVNLNNLNPVGSLPAYLYYVSKCANIMFTRELARRLAGTAITANCLHPGMIDSGIWRNVPFPLTLPMRVIKSFFKTPVEGAQTTLYLACSDEVQGVTGKYFMDCKEASLSASISDMERARQLWEESAKIVKLTETDPKI; encoded by the exons ATGTCCCTACTCGGGTTCAACGATCCACTGACGGCGATTGCTTCCGTCATCACGGGACTCGCGATTGTACTGTCGTTGATCAAGTACTATCTGTATCTGACCTGCGGACAGTTTAACTCGGCC CGAAGAATGGACGGCAAAACGGTTATCATTACGGGGGCCAACTCGGGCATCGGCAAGGAGACGGCCCGTGATCTGGCGCGCCGCGGTGCACGCATCATCATGGCCTGCCGGAACATGGAGACGGCCAAACAGGCACGAG ATGAGATAGTGCAGGAAACGAACAACCAGAACGTCGTCCTGCTGCCGCTCGACCTTAGCTCGCAGGGTTCGATCCGCGAGTTCGCGGCCGAAGTGCTGCGCACCGAGCGCAAGCTGGACGTGCTGATCCACAATGCGGGCTTTGCCGAGACGTTCCGAAAGTCGAAGAGCGTCGACGGGATCGAGTTCACGATGGCCACCAACCACTACGGGCCATTTCTGCTGACGCATCTGCTGATCGATCTGTTGAAGCGCTCGGAACCGAGCCGGATCGTGATCGTCGCTTCCGAGCTGTACCGGTTCGCGTCGGTGAATTTGAACAATCTGAACCCGGTCGGCAGTCTGCCGGCGTACCTGTACTACGTGTCCAAGTGTGCCAACATTATGTTCACGCGCGAGCTGGCACGCCGCCTCGCCGGTACGGCCATCACGGCTAACTGTCTCCATCCGGGCATGATCGATTCCGGCATCTGGCGCAATGTACCGTTCCCGCTGACCTTGCCGATGCGCGTGATCAAGAGCTTCTTCAAGACGCCCGTCGAGGGTGCGCAAACGACGCTCTACCTTGCCTGCTCCGACGAGGTGCAGGGCGTTACCGGCAAGTACTTTATGGATTGCAAGGAGGCCAGCCTTAGCGCCAGCATCAGCGACATGGAGCGGGCCCGCCAGCTGTGGGAAGAGTCGGCCAAAATCGTCAAGCTGACCGAGACCGACCCGAAGATCTAG
- the LOC125956616 gene encoding uncharacterized protein LOC125956616: MKESEESKLELSDLPDELLVMIFDHLDVVGLKEASMVCSRWAGLAFSGRRMDRVLLKVDYTLHEPADYDKTFLESTRNYRHLQYAYSSEEMGLNYFLRLLGKFKNSIQTLKIWPSFFITLHQLQQILLELPDVQHLSVQSRICYDFERRNIPQEPFPVRSKLRSLLLDTEIGLQCDGFDIRTVAPNLACLDMDCDSQQALEVYTHFSGQLTSVGVFFKTDEYFLTFCELAFPLLEELDFYCDDQQMFDPTAVRTICRFFRNLTKLRRLTLRCNVSKEVIDSIASRCPELLYFSMKTDLLQANSLQSLGQLSKLKTLQLDGWMLDNVFQGCKPIPTLSSVRLVSTKVSDPLVLYEHLGNVAPRLRDLVLIEVDIDDDVLRFICDNFKHLKCLTLESCLMITDEGIKYISRLPVLRDLQLAYMDISGKTITSFLSNSIHYLSMLRCDMITDDDLLKLPVAFPSLQQLDITSCHRVSEDGIVRLRAVMPLCCIEDRLLTE, encoded by the exons AATGGATCGTGTGCTGTTGAAGGTGGATTATACGCTTCATGAGCCGGCCGATTACGACAAAACGTTTCTCGAGAGTACGCGAAACTATCGACACCTGCAGTACGCCTACAGTAGCGAGGAGATGGGTTTGAACTATTTCCTCCGGCTGTTAGGGAAATTCAAAAACTCCATCCAGACGCTAAAGATTTGGCCAAGCTTTTTCATTACGCTGCACCAATTACAACAGATTTTGCTCGAGCTACCTGATGTTCAGCATCTATCCGTGCAATCGCGGATATGTTACGATTTCGAGAGGCGAAACATTCCCCAGGAACCGTTTCCTGTGCGAAGTAAGCTGCGAagcctgctgctggacacgGAGATCGGATTGCAGTGCGATGGTTTCGATATTCGAACCGTGGCACCGAACTTGGCCTGCCTAGACATGGACTGTGATTCCCAGCAAGCGCTAGAAGTGTACACACACTTCAGCGGTCAGTTAACATCGGTGGGAGTGTTCTTTAAGACCGATGAGTATTTCCTCACCTTTTGTGAGCTCGCCTTTCCTCTGCTAGAGGAACTGGATTTTTATTGTGACGATCAACAGATGTTTGACCCAACGGCAGTTAGGACCATTTGTCGGTTTTTCCGAAATCTCACCAAATTGCGTCGTCTGACTTTGCGGTGCAATGTGTCGAAGGAGGTGATAGACTCCATTGCCAGTCGTTGTCCTGAGTTATTgtatttttcaatgaaaacgGATCTTCTGCAAGCAAATTCTCTGCAATCGCTTGGTCAACTATCAAAACTCAAG ACACTTCAATTAGACGGATGGATGTTGGATAATGTTTTTCAGGGATGCAAGCCGATACCAACGCTTAGCAGTGTTCGGTTGGTGTCCACAAAGGTCAGTGATCCATTGGTTTTGTATGAGCATCTCGGGAATGTTGCTCCTCGTCTCCGGGACCTGGTTCTCATCGAAGTCGACATAGATGACGATGTACTCCGGTTCATTTGTGATAATTTCAAACACCTCAAGTGTTTGACGTTGGAGAGCTGCTTAATG ATCACCGATGAGGGAATTAAATATATCAGCCGTTTACCAGTCCTGAGGGATTTGCAGCTGGCATACATGGACATTTCTGGCAAAACTATAACTAGTTTTCTCTCCAACTCTATCCATTACCTCTCAATGCTGCGTTGTGATATG ATAACGGATGACGATCTTCTAAAACTACCAGTGgccttcccttctcttcagCAACTGGACATCACCTCGTGCCACCGTGTGTCCGAAGACGGCATTGTTCGACTGCGTGCTGTAATGCCATTATGTTGCATTGAAGATCGACTTCTTACCGAGTAA
- the LOC125956635 gene encoding retinol dehydrogenase 14 isoform X1 has product MSLLGFNDPLTAIASVITGLAIVLSLIKYYLYLTCGQFNSARRMDGKTVIITGANSGIGKETARDLARRGARIIMACRNMETAKQARDELTMETGNKQLIVKHIDVSSLASVRAFAKDIVEQEPVIDVLIHNAGVAQGFNNKVTADGLEFTMATNYYGIFLLTHLLIEPLKKAEQGRIVVVSSKLYQYASLNPSNINSINPVNYFSLFPIYLYNLSKFAEIMFTQELARRLSGTKVTANCLHPGVIDTGIWRNVPFPINILFKPVQMCFRTPEEGARTSIYLSVSPDVESISGQYFRGCRVYGLNRRVQNVTKQRELWEASKKLVKLTDEDPQI; this is encoded by the exons ATGTCCCTACTCGGGTTCAACGATCCACTGACGGCGATTGCTTCCGTCATCACGGGACTCGCGATTGTACTGTCGTTGATCAAGTACTATCTGTATCTGACCTGCGGACAGTTTAACTCGGCC CGAAGAATGGACGGCAAAACGGTTATCATTACGGGGGCCAACTCGGGCATCGGCAAGGAGACGGCCCGTGATCTGGCGCGCCGCGGTGCACGCATCATCATGGCCTGCCGGAACATGGAGACGGCCAAACAGGCACGAG ACGAACTAACGATGGAAACGGGCAACAAACAGCTCATCGTAAAGCACATCGATGTCAGCTCGCTTGCCTCGGTGCGAGCGTTCGCGAAGGACATCGTGGAGCAGGAACCGGTGATCGACGTGCTGATCCACAATGCCGGTGTGGCGCAGGGTTTCAACAACAAGGTGACGGCGGATGGGCTCGAGTTCACGATGGCCACCAACTACTACGGAATCTTTCTGTTGACGCACCTGTTGATCGAACCGCTGAAGAAGGCGGAACAGGGCCGTATTGTGGTCGTATCGTCGAAGCTGTACCAGTATGCCTCCCTGAATCCGTCCAACATTAACAGCATCAATCCGGTGAACTACTTCTCGCTCTTCCCGATCTATCTGTACAATCTGTCCAAGTTTGCCGAGATTATGTTCACGCAGGAGCTGGCACGGCGTCTGAGCGGTACCAAGGTGACGGCCAACTGTTTGCACCCGGGCGTTATCGATACCGGCATCTGGCGCAATGTGCCGTTCCCGATCAACATCCTGTTCAAACCGGTTCAGATGTGTTTCCGTACGCCGGAAGAGGGTGCCCGGACGAGCATCTATTTGTCGGTTTCGCCGGACGTGGAATCGATCAGTGGTCAGTACTTCCGGGGTTGCCGGGTGTACGGGTTGAATCGTCGCGTGCAGAACGTCACCAAGCAGCGGGAGCTGTGGGAGGCTTCCAAGAAGTTGGTCAAACTGACGGATGAGGATCCACAGATCTAA
- the LOC125956635 gene encoding retinol dehydrogenase 14 isoform X3 encodes MDGKTVIITGANSGIGKETARDLARRGARIIMACRNMETAKQARDELTMETGNKQLIVKHIDVSSLASVRAFAKDIVEQEPVIDVLIHNAGVAQGFNNKVTADGLEFTMATNYYGIFLLTHLLIEPLKKAEQGRIVVVSSKLYQYASLNPSNINSINPVNYFSLFPIYLYNLSKFAEIMFTQELARRLSGTKVTANCLHPGVIDTGIWRNVPFPINILFKPVQMCFRTPEEGARTSIYLSVSPDVESISGQYFRGCRVYGLNRRVQNVTKQRELWEASKKLVKLTDEDPQI; translated from the exons ATGGACGGCAAAACGGTTATCATTACGGGGGCCAACTCGGGCATCGGCAAGGAGACGGCCCGTGATCTGGCGCGCCGCGGTGCACGCATCATCATGGCCTGCCGGAACATGGAGACGGCCAAACAGGCACGAG ACGAACTAACGATGGAAACGGGCAACAAACAGCTCATCGTAAAGCACATCGATGTCAGCTCGCTTGCCTCGGTGCGAGCGTTCGCGAAGGACATCGTGGAGCAGGAACCGGTGATCGACGTGCTGATCCACAATGCCGGTGTGGCGCAGGGTTTCAACAACAAGGTGACGGCGGATGGGCTCGAGTTCACGATGGCCACCAACTACTACGGAATCTTTCTGTTGACGCACCTGTTGATCGAACCGCTGAAGAAGGCGGAACAGGGCCGTATTGTGGTCGTATCGTCGAAGCTGTACCAGTATGCCTCCCTGAATCCGTCCAACATTAACAGCATCAATCCGGTGAACTACTTCTCGCTCTTCCCGATCTATCTGTACAATCTGTCCAAGTTTGCCGAGATTATGTTCACGCAGGAGCTGGCACGGCGTCTGAGCGGTACCAAGGTGACGGCCAACTGTTTGCACCCGGGCGTTATCGATACCGGCATCTGGCGCAATGTGCCGTTCCCGATCAACATCCTGTTCAAACCGGTTCAGATGTGTTTCCGTACGCCGGAAGAGGGTGCCCGGACGAGCATCTATTTGTCGGTTTCGCCGGACGTGGAATCGATCAGTGGTCAGTACTTCCGGGGTTGCCGGGTGTACGGGTTGAATCGTCGCGTGCAGAACGTCACCAAGCAGCGGGAGCTGTGGGAGGCTTCCAAGAAGTTGGTCAAACTGACGGATGAGGATCCACAGATCTAA